TAATCGAGAACCAGCTCCTCTTGAAGTTCGTATAAAATACAGAAAAAAGTATCATAATAGTAGAGGAGACAATTAAACGAGCTTCTTGCGTCAATTTTTGATCAAGAGTTCAGGACATATATCAGTGCACAAAGTCATACGAACTTGACACATAGAGTTGGAAGCAAAACatcacagaagaaaaatggcagggcAAACATGGTGAAATGAATGCACAGCTTGAATTATAGTCAGAAGTACAAACGTAGCGATGAGGATACGAGAAGGTGAAAAGAAAAGTAGCCTCTCCTTATCACGGCCAAGATGATTTTATCACGAATTGAATTCATGGCTATCCGTGCACCAATAAATTATAAAGAACGAACACTACAGAGTGGTGGGCCTTAGAGCTAGAGGTACACGTATTGGACATAAAATTGCATCTGCTGTTCTTATAAAGCTCGATAATACAGAGACAGGAATCTGCATCAACAACACAACAAAAACTGGTCCCACAGTTCTACATTCAGTTAGGGCAGATTACTGGCAGTCAATGGGGGTAACATGGAACACCAGAAAAGCTTTGAAAATGAAAAGTATTCTTAATAACTGATTGGCAGTAGTTTGTACACCATTACCAATTTAAAGTGGATAGGAAGGGGTTATTCTGTTCTTCTTAAGAATAAGTTGTTAAAGTGCAACTAAATTGCATGAAGGAATTTAATTCATGAAAACAGAGATGGATTCCCGTCATTGTAGTTTGGATGCCACTATATGGAATGAGATGGCTATGCTggttcagtttgtctaattcacatctagatgttttttaaagatgtcacatctaagctcccacaaatatataatgcagcaacaaaaaacaaaaacaaaaaacaggacaaaaaaatagaccacaaacagagtgaaaatcagcttagatgtgacataactatgtcacatctagatgtgtcctagacacacCCATGCTGGTTCCCTTTCACATGGCCAACACAATTTATCCCCTTCAAACTACAGCAATGTCGACTTATATGAAAAGCAGGCTTTCCTGACAGTAATACCAATTATAATTTTGAGAACGACACAACCCATACGTACCTTGAAAGCATCCGTCTTGCCCTTCGTGATCTGGTTCTTGGCGATGCAGCTGTTGAACACGTCCCTGGTGAACTCATCGGGGTTCTTCCCGTCATCAATCAAActaacaacacaagcaacaatCAGGAACACACAGTTCAGGCCAGAGGGTCAACAGCAATGAGCGACAGAGCAAGAGACGAGACCAAACGATCTCACTTGACGACCTCCATGGGCACCTGGATGTTGCACCCGTCGGCGAGCTTCTGCATCGTGTCGAGCTCCGCCACGAGCGCGTTCCTGCACCGTACAACACACCAAACCCTAAGGGATCCGCGCACGCAGATAAGCCGCGGGGTGCAAAGGGGGTCGCGGGGGAGGTTTGCTGCGTGGAGGCGAGGGAGCTTACAGGCGCTGGAGGAGGGGGAGCTGGGACGCGGAGCTGAAGGAGGAGACGTTGAGGTTGAGCTGGTGGAGCAGACCCAGGGTCTTCTGGATCGAGCCCGTGACCTGCGCCAGGTTCTGCTTCGACGGGTCCTCGGGACGGTCCCCTCCCGCTCCCCCTTGTAGGCCGTTgccggaagcggcggcggcggcggcgacggcggcggcggaagaAAAGTTCGGCGCGGTGC
The Triticum dicoccoides isolate Atlit2015 ecotype Zavitan chromosome 3A, WEW_v2.0, whole genome shotgun sequence genome window above contains:
- the LOC119269974 gene encoding mediator of RNA polymerase II transcription subunit 10b-like, yielding MDSTAPNFSSAAAVAAAAAASGNGLQGGAGGDRPEDPSKQNLAQVTGSIQKTLGLLHQLNLNVSSFSSASQLPLLQRLNALVAELDTMQKLADGCNIQVPMEVVNLIDDGKNPDEFTRDVFNSCIAKNQITKGKTDAFKSLRKHLLEELEEAFPDDVEAYRQIRATSAAESKRLAQSQSALPNGDAKVKPEH